Proteins from a genomic interval of Nocardioidaceae bacterium:
- the rpmH gene encoding 50S ribosomal protein L34: MSKRTFQPNNRRRARTHGFRLRMRTRAGRAVISNRRRKGRAKLSA, from the coding sequence ATGAGCAAGCGCACCTTCCAGCCGAACAACCGCCGCCGGGCACGCACCCACGGCTTCCGCCTGCGCATGCGCACGCGTGCGGGTCGTGCGGTCATCTCCAACCGTCGCCGCAAGGGCCGCGCGAAGCTGTCGGCCTGA
- the rnpA gene encoding ribonuclease P protein component → MLPSAHRLTRASDFRDCIRRGARGGSRTLTVHLAPGTESSPRVGLVVSKAVGNAVVRNRVSRRLRHLAADRLATIPPGARVVLRASPAAADCSSAELSADLDRALRTAVGRVARRGA, encoded by the coding sequence GTGCTGCCGTCGGCCCACCGCCTGACCCGGGCGTCGGACTTCCGTGACTGCATCCGCCGCGGTGCACGCGGGGGGAGTCGCACGCTGACCGTGCACCTGGCCCCGGGGACCGAGTCGTCCCCGAGGGTCGGTCTCGTGGTGAGCAAGGCGGTCGGCAACGCGGTCGTCCGCAACCGTGTTTCGCGCCGGCTGCGTCACCTGGCTGCCGATCGCCTGGCGACGATCCCGCCCGGTGCGCGGGTGGTGCTGCGGGCCTCACCGGCTGCGGCCGACTGCTCCAGCGCAGAGCTTAGCGCCGACCTGGACCGCGCGTTGCGCACGGCGGTCGGCCGTGTCGCGCGTCGTGGCGCGTGA
- the yidD gene encoding membrane protein insertion efficiency factor YidD — protein MRYDPVRWLLIGFLRLYRLLISPLYGQVCRYHPSCSAYALTAVETKGSLRGTWLAGRRLVRCHPWAEGGYDPVPGTEITYEHDPSPLPETPRREV, from the coding sequence ATGAGGTACGACCCCGTGCGCTGGCTCCTGATCGGGTTTCTGCGGCTCTACCGGCTCCTCATCAGCCCGCTGTACGGCCAGGTGTGCCGCTACCACCCGAGCTGCTCGGCCTACGCACTCACGGCCGTGGAGACCAAGGGCAGCCTGCGAGGCACGTGGTTGGCGGGCCGGCGACTGGTCAGGTGTCATCCTTGGGCCGAGGGTGGCTACGACCCGGTGCCCGGCACCGAGATCACCTACGAGCACGATCCGTCACCACTTCCCGAGACTCCCCGACGAGAGGTCTGA